Proteins encoded together in one Benincasa hispida cultivar B227 chromosome 1, ASM972705v1, whole genome shotgun sequence window:
- the LOC120072001 gene encoding MLP-like protein 34 — protein sequence MAQIAKISEKVQLKSSGKRFYQFFKNKMDYFPRMFPGNVESYKFVEGNSFTHGSVSVWKYDFGFGSSVEVKVKLLVDEPNKTIIYECLEGDLFKDFEMFNVKIEVNDGGNNGNSSVNWCVEFVKANENVAPPNSYLQFGVKICKDVDAHLCKQLN from the exons ATGGCTCAGATTGCTAAGATCTCCGAGAAGGTGCAGCTGAAGTCATCTGGTAAAAGATTTTATCAGTTTTTTAAGAACAAAATGGACTATTTTCCTCGAATGTTCCCTGGAAATGTTGAGAGctataagtttgtagaaggaaatagTTTCACTCATGGCAGTGTCTCCGTCTGGAAATACGACTTTGGTTTCG GTAGCTCAGTTGAAGTAAAGGTGAAGCTACTTGTGGATGAGCCTAACAAAACAATCATTTATGAATGTCTTGAAGGAGATTTATTCAaagattttgaaatgttcaatgtGAAAATTGAAGTCAATGATGGTGGAAACAATGGCAATAGCTCAGTTAATTGGTGTGTGGAGTTTGTGAAGGCAAATGAAAATGTTGCTCCACCAAATAGCTATCTCCAATTTGGAGTTAAAATATGCAAAGATGTGGATGCTCACCTTTGCAAacaattgaactaa